The following is a genomic window from Perognathus longimembris pacificus isolate PPM17 chromosome 20, ASM2315922v1, whole genome shotgun sequence.
AGTAACAAAAATACTCACAATGACTAAAGACAAGTTGTCAGAAAAGGGAAgtgacaaaaagaaggaaaatttatCTGTTCTAGAGATGTATGAGGATTTCTTGAAAGAAAACAACCCTGATCCAAATGAGAAATTCAAGAGCTATCAATCCAGGTATGTGTGCAGCAAGAGAAATAAATTGTTGAGCTTAGATTATATgatgaaaaaggacaaaaatgTGAAGCTTGGACCAACATCCCCGACTAAGTCTAACAGACATCCTAACCAAGATGAGATTGTCCTTTCCACTCAGTCTCCCTCTGCTGGAAGAAGTGACATATTTCCACCAGAATCAAAGCCAAATCAGAACAACCCAAGAAGAGACACCACCCGAGGGGCTTTCCTTGAGTTCTACCAGTGGGAGCAAGGGGGAGGCTTCCCCAACTTGGGGAACACGTGCTACATGAATGCCGTTCTGCAATCGCTGTTCGCAATCCCATCATTTGCTGAGGACTTACTCACGCAAGATGTGCCCTGGATGAAAATTCCCTTGAATGCTCTGATTAAGCCCTTGAGCCAGCTGCTTCTTTGGAAAGATATTTTCAAGGTAGAGACCAAGGGAGAGTTACTTCTGAGTATTAAAAAAGCCATCTCGGCTGTTTCAGACATATTCTCTGGCAACCTGCAGAATGATGCTCATGAATTTTTAGGCCAGTGCTTAGACCAGCTGAAGAAGGATATCAAGGACTTGAACAGGAGCATAGAGAGGGAAACTGAACACAAAAACTCACCCACACCAACACAGCCAGACGGTGCAGCCGTCGGAGTGTCCCTTTGTCCAGTGGTGGCAAATTTTGAGTTTGAATTGCAGATTTCCATTACTTGTACAGCCTGTGGTCAGATGACGCACAAGACAGAGTCGAGTAATTACCTCTCCATCAATCTACACCAAGGTGACAGGCTACTTCCACCATCTGTTCAAAGTCTGCTCAACCTTTACTTCAAAACCGAAGACGTGGAGCATACCTGTAAGGAGTGTGAGAGCAAGAACGCCATGTTACAGTGCAGGTTTAGTCAGCTCCCCAGAGTCCTTATTGTTCACCTGAAACGCTACAGCATGGATGAGCGCTGGCAGCCGGTGAAGAACAGCCAGCAAGTTGGGATTCCCGGGCATTTATGTTTAGCTCCTCATTGCAAGGAGAACCCCCAGCCGCCACCCAGACACAGACCCATGGTGGATGACCAAGTCCTGGAAGTCTTTCAAGACTGGACTTCTGAGAACCTCGGCTTGCCGACTCCATCTGTCATGCTGAGCTCAGCCAGCCAGCCCCTGGCTGTGCCTGGGAGACCAGAGGAATATGCTGAACAACAGCGAGCCCAGATAGCCGGTCAAGAAGGATTGAGGCACGAGCTGGAGCAGAGCAGCCTGGGAAATGGTTCTGCACTGGAGCTACAGCTGGGAAACTCTGGATCTATGGTGCAGGATGGAGAGAGGCTGCCAGCCCCTGCTTCAACAGTGGGTGAGGGAGACGTCTCTCTTTGTATGATCCATGAAGATGAGAAAATGACAGTTAGCGTCCCTCACTCACATCTTGGAGACATGCATCCTCCGCAGGTGCCTGAAAATCCAGAACTGAGTCCTGAGGAAACTGCCATGCTTACAGCGGCATTAAATTTATTAGAAGGATTTTATGATCATATACAAATGGAGACTCTAGAAAGAGGTCAGAGAACAACTGGCTGGTTCCACCAGAATGACCAGAAGCGGATGGAAGAAGAACTCCTTCATCAGGTAGCATCTCTAAGCGCTGGGAAACTAGATAGCCTGGAAAAGACAGAGAAGGACCTGAGCGGGTCTTCAGAATTGAGACCTCAGAAGACTGACCCAATTTCCCTGGGTGCACCGGGCTCCAGCAAGGCTCCTGAAAATAAAGACATCTGGGAAAGCGAGAGCTCCACGGTTGAGGCCGGCGACCCAACCCTTGAGCAGACAGGAGATCCTCTTGGGGCTTACCGGCTCATCAGTGTGGTCAGCCACCTGGGGAGCTCCCAGGAATCAGGCCACTACATCAGTGATGTCTATGATTTTGAAAAGCAGGCATGGTTCACCTACAATGACCTGCAAGTGTTCAGAATTCCGGAGGCTGTGGTGAAGAAGGCAAGGCGCCATTGTGGATACATCTTTTTTTACATGCACCACAAGCTATTTGAAGCCCTGGTAGGAAGGCAGCAAACTCCCAGCTAGTCAGCACACAGGTGGGGTGAGCCCTCCAGCGACTCTGAGGAAGGTGCTTTCTCCTCAGACATCTTGCTCTCCCGTCTTCCACAGATGGAACCTGGGAAGCCTTTTCAGGATGAAGAAAACAGCAGCTCCAGATGAAAATGCTCCAGGAGAAACACTCATGTGGAGCCCATTCTCTCCTACAAGCTTAGAGCGGGGATTGTCATGCTTGAATGGAGGTGGGTTTGAAAATATGGTTCCTGATCACCAACAGGGCTGTGGAAGAGATGGGTTAGAAATacaaatgttgggctgggaatgtggcttattgatagagtgtttgccttgtatacatgaagccctggtttcaattcctcagcaccacatatatagaaaaggccagaagtggcgctgtggcgcaagtggtcgatagagtgctagccttgagcaaaaagaagccagggacagtgctcaggccctgagttcaagccccaggacgaatGCTGGGGTTCAACTCCAGAGTAACCAGAAGAGAGACTCTATGATTTATGCAAATGCCCCCACCCCAAAACTTGAGAAGCTCTTGTTTAGTGTGTGGGATATCTTAGTTCATTTTGGTGGTGCACACATGAATTGCATATGTCCTAAAGCCAGATTAAATCCACCCATATAAGTCTTTCTTTGTAAACCTATTAAAAATCAATAAGGAAGCCCTGGATGAAGACAGATTTGTGAGCTCAAATGAACTCTATGGCCACAGGACTTAGCACTACAGGTTATTTTAGCTTCTGTTCTGTGGACAGTACAAAGCATTCCAGCCAGAGATTTGAAGTGAGTATCCCACCATCCAGTTTGCTAAATGTAATGATCTGATCATGCTGAAtaaatgtgtctttaaaaaaatttaaattaaaaaaacaatgtcCTTGCTTGCCTTCTTCATGTGTTTGTGACTCATTACCGGCCAGCTTTTCTGGCTGGAAAACCCTCATTTGCATATGCAAGTGCTTACATTCCTCCCCAGGGCTGCTGGGCACTCTATCAGGGTTACCAAGGTTGGGAGTGGTGGTCACTCCTTTAATACCAGCTTCTCAAAAGGTgcggatcaggggctggggatatagcctagtggcaagagtgcctgcctcggatacacgaggtcctaggttcaattccccagcaccacatatacagaaaacggccagaagcggtgctgtggctcaagtggcagagtgctagccttgagcgggaagaagccagggacagtgctcaggccctgagtccaaggcccacgactggccaaaaaaaaaaaattaaaaaaaaaggtgcgGATCAGAGGATCTGCATCCCTATGCTCCCCTCCAACACTTGGGGCCAACTCATTGTCTCTTAAATTGTGATTTCTGTTCTCATTGTGCACTTCTCCctaaacttcctgagtagtttgatttttttatttttgccagtcctggggcttgaactcagggcctgagcactgtctctggcttctttttgctcaaggctagcactctaccacttgagccacagggccacttctggccttttctgtttatgtggtgctgaggaatccaacccagggcttcgtgcatgctaggcaagcactctgccactaagccacattcccagcctagtagTTTGAATTTTTAAGCAAAATTATGGAAGCTGCAGGACCCATCCTGAATCAATAAATTACATACATTTATCTGTTTGGCTGTTTCTTttggtggtggggtttgaactataggctagcattctatccatggagctacagcaccaatttcggttttctgagtggtttattggagataagagtctcacagactttcctgcctgggctggctttgaactgggatccttaaatctcagcctcctgagtagctaggatgacaggtgtgagccacctgcgcccagcgggttgttttttttttttttttgttttttaagagacTCTCCTATGGTATAAGAAAGTAAATCAAAACTCTAgccgggctctgtggctcacgcctgttatcctagctgctcaggaggctgagatctagggattgtggtttgaagccagcctgggcaggaaactggaagactcttatctccaataaactactgagaaaaaaaaaaaaagctgacgtgacactgtggctcaaggggtagagcgccagccttgagcacatagaggccctgagttcaagccccaggaccggcaaacaaatgaaccaaaccaaaccaaacatgtCTAGGCTATTTGCAAAAAGCTCCCTGAGCGCTGGGTGCCGCGGTTCAGCCGCGGAGGACgccgccaggccctgggttcggccTCAGCGCCGTAGACATAGTAGGGTGCGTCCGAGGCAGCACCGCGACGATCGGCCTGCGGCCGGGGAGCGCGCGTGAGACCGGCACCGCCCGCGCATCTCCTTCACCATAAGGCAGAGGGCTTGAAAAACACATTAAAGTCCTGAGATTCTCCAGGAAGATGGACTGGCCCCGTGTTGTGTCTCGTTCCTACAGATGTCTCTCTAGGACGAAGGCCGGTGGCACTACGCCCGCCCTGGGGCCAGGAGTCGCCGCACTGTGGGGGCTCCAGGTGCTTCACACCCGGGAAATTCGACCGCCATTCACTGGAAACCCTGGGAAAACTACATTACCCACAGGGCTGTGCTTTGCACGTGTGCTAGGCGCAGCTGGGGCCGCCTCCACcagagggggcggggcttccggGTTGTCCCTTGCCGGCGCCATTTATATCCGGGCTTGGCCCCGGGGCGTCCGGGGCCGCTTTCTGGGCTTTGGGGAAGGAGATCGTAGCCCGTCGACAGCGTTATGGCTGTGTTCTCTAGCTGCCCGCAAGACGCGGCCTAGGCCCTATAGTGGTGCGTCATCTCCACGGAGGAGAAGCGGCGTGACCCGGCGTGAAGGGCCGCCGGGTCGTCCAGCCGCAGGACGTGAGGACGTGCGCGCTCTCGTGGGTCCCGCGGGGGCGATGGCGACGGCGGGGGCGCGCACGCAGGTGAGCTTCGCGCCGGCTGGGCGGGGGCGCGCACGCAGGTGAGCTGGCGGCGGCCCACCCTGGCCGAAGTTGGCCCGTGGGCAGCCGCTTTCCGCCCCTCCCTTCGCGGCTGTCGTCCGTCCCAGTGCCCTGGCGTGGCACGACTCCCGGTGCACACGCGGTCCTGGGAACCTCGGAACCGTGCTCAGGAGCGGGGGGCCGGTGGCACACGCCTGTCGTCCCCGCCACTCGGGCTTAGTTCTAGGGCTTAGATctaggatctcagttcgaagccaacctgggctggaAGGTCCGCGAGGCTCTCAGCTTCAGGGCACCGCCGAGccgccggaagcggcgctgtggctcaggtagtgggTCAGCAAAGAGTGACAGCGctcaggtccggagttcaagccccaggaccggtgcTCAGTGACATTGTGTGAATGATTTCCCGAAGGACTCTGAGGAGCAGGCGACCCAGGCAGAGGACGTGGAGAAAGACAATGTTCACGGCTGACTTGAGGAGGCCCAGGAAGGCTTTGAGGGTGCTGTGGCTCCTCCAGCCAGGACAGACACTGCCTGTTAACCATCCTCGAGCATGAGGGTTCCCTGGCTGGAAAATGCACTGGGCTGCAGGATCGAGGGTTGTGTGGGGGCCCCAGGGCAAGTCCAGACCTTGGGGAAATCAGACCCCTTTAACCTGTCTTCTGTGAGGTCAGTGATGCCGGCAACCTCTGCTTCCTCTGGCACATGTACAGAAACACCTCCAGGAATGACATGGACTTAACATGATCACTACTTCCTACTCCCTCTCAGTTCCTAGGGCCCTTGCCGCCTGCATCTCACAGTTCACAGATTCTTTCTGTCCTCTGATTTTCTCTGATGGCTCTGCCATAGGAGGGGTCTCTCCCTTCAGGACTATATTTTGTTCAAAGCAGGGTCTTTTTGGTGTTTGAGCTCAGTGCAGAGCATAGAACACTGGATGTGCTGTGACATCTGGAActtctctctgctttctttccaGAAGGAACAGGCAGGTTTCTGTCTCATTCAACAGCCCCAAGGCCAACACTACTTCTGTTTGACTTTGCAGATGTCTGTGACCTTTGAGGATGTGGCAGTGACGTTCACCCAGGAGGAATGGGGGCAGCTGGACCCAGATCAGAAGGCTCTGTACCAGGAGGTGATGATGGAGATCTTTGGACTCCTGATCTCACTGGGTAAGGCTATCTACCCCCAACAAGCTGTCGACCTGCCTCTTCCCTTCCACCCTCTGCCCCAGGCTTGGCTAATCCAGGTCTCTAGGTTCAGCTTTCCCCCTTCCCATGGCTGCAGTCAATTTCTGTGTGCAGATCTTTCTGCTTCCAGCAGGTCCGGAGCAGAGCACATGCTTTGTGTGCACCTTACCTACACTAAGGAACTATTTCTCCATTCAGACCATGTGCAttctgctctgtgcccaaggcaTGCCAGATTTGACATCCTGTTCCCATCCACCTCCAGCCTGTGAACCCGTCCTGAGAGAGGCAGGCCCTCCTCACTAACAAAATCTCTTTGTCTTTGTATGACTCCTGGGTTACAGTGCCCTGCCCACTTTCTCGTTATGGTAACTCTCTGGCCAGAACCCAAATCTGCCACCAACTGCAAGTTAGAATTTTCCAAAACTATCCTCAGGCTCACAATGACTTGCTAAAAAAACTCACCTAACCCTCAAAGACCTATTATACAGTCATGCTTATTACTGACAAAGAGTAGAAATGCTCAGGATGGAATGATCCAGGCGTGAGGTTCTACAACTTCAGGCTCATATTCTGTCCTGGAGACAGCATCAGCACCCCCAGGAGACTAACTGGTGCTGCCTGCTGGTAAGGAGCTCTACTGAAGCTCCCTCACTTAGGCCCGTCAGTAGTCCTTGCTCTTGC
Proteins encoded in this region:
- the LOC125368152 gene encoding ubiquitin carboxyl-terminal hydrolase 29-like, whose translation is MTKDKLSEKGSDKKKENLSVLEMYEDFLKENNPDPNEKFKSYQSRYVCSKRNKLLSLDYMMKKDKNVKLGPTSPTKSNRHPNQDEIVLSTQSPSAGRSDIFPPESKPNQNNPRRDTTRGAFLEFYQWEQGGGFPNLGNTCYMNAVLQSLFAIPSFAEDLLTQDVPWMKIPLNALIKPLSQLLLWKDIFKVETKGELLLSIKKAISAVSDIFSGNLQNDAHEFLGQCLDQLKKDIKDLNRSIERETEHKNSPTPTQPDGAAVGVSLCPVVANFEFELQISITCTACGQMTHKTESSNYLSINLHQGDRLLPPSVQSLLNLYFKTEDVEHTCKECESKNAMLQCRFSQLPRVLIVHLKRYSMDERWQPVKNSQQVGIPGHLCLAPHCKENPQPPPRHRPMVDDQVLEVFQDWTSENLGLPTPSVMLSSASQPLAVPGRPEEYAEQQRAQIAGQEGLRHELEQSSLGNGSALELQLGNSGSMVQDGERLPAPASTVGEGDVSLCMIHEDEKMTVSVPHSHLGDMHPPQVPENPELSPEETAMLTAALNLLEGFYDHIQMETLERGQRTTGWFHQNDQKRMEEELLHQVASLSAGKLDSLEKTEKDLSGSSELRPQKTDPISLGAPGSSKAPENKDIWESESSTVEAGDPTLEQTGDPLGAYRLISVVSHLGSSQESGHYISDVYDFEKQAWFTYNDLQVFRIPEAVVKKARRHCGYIFFYMHHKLFEALVGRQQTPS